The Epilithonimonas zeae genome contains a region encoding:
- a CDS encoding DUF5977 domain-containing protein, whose amino-acid sequence MKTKNTYVKLFSLSIFISFTLFYGQANYSNYYFPEPPKSPSSEMFLKYGNVQNSEYSGANSPSINLFNLKSGQLSVPINLNYISGNGIKVTDEAGYVGLGWLISFPTIVQSIYGYDDFSNAKRYRLDFAKSTLSYPSNFPLENGPTNFNQFPSFDTYGYFMATNNNVPRNGSFTSLYSDFNYVDMQQDVFILNLFGEKVEFVISNFDNYTFNNYDSIYFTSLNKKGYSIKKTSEGFTIKDSKGFIYRFNDIEDIGQYTNGSLIKANGRNFLLSEIKDINNNIISFTYNSTDIVTNQYSNSWFLNYTTNLNQNYCNQGTSGDLEAFAVNDPAPVPNPNRFGGLNTFSNNSISNATSQQRYLYPTSITGNNGKLILTYSDRTDFATKKLDKITLLTNNNIIIDECQFNYDYFLPQTVDATNLINNSYNQERNKRLKLISLQKKNEEKYIFSYNETLLPPKYSFATDYWGYSNGGFNNKTAHLNPSDFNYSISIPITEINNNKKNSDLNYTKSAILEKIQYPTKGYSKFIYELNEASNLFYQFNNYKYNKGNGLRLSEQKNFDINNNPLGSIRFEYEGGLTPNPIHNIRQDKAEEFVAIGDCAGRPVVKTLQAQFVAMYSSSINNTFSLSSGSGVGYQKVIKREVDINNNVKGKTETTYSNNEDIHYSTSSYTRPIFLPSVKGNKLENGTILNISTFDNFIKIREEKYSYSLQNSQFFYGVTMIHPMFNYYKLNSFGQNGDPAYFTLYRSAIGYYPIYSTETILKDKETIEYINGDSLSTKTDYTYDNYNLISSKTTNYPTTEKVIEGYKYSHQNSRFYNANILSTIVEKSITKVPRLVFKQVDQYNDSNHFNPTSSLFESLISGSAGNDDVTYDRYDSNGNLLQYTKKGVTATIIWGYNKTQPIAFVEGATYPDPNNTKSTDVPQSLITTIVDASNIDASKASGTDETELLTALDNFRKDPLTANFKITTYTYDPLIGVRSITSAAGLKEFYKYDTNTNKLEKIFDQKNNIVKEYRYKYAPIIYYNSTKSQSFIRNNCGSSYIGGSYIYTVPENKYSSYDSQAAADQQAQAEVNNFGQSTANIYGSCTYINCSISMMNNITGGGSVSVVNTDYRVQLSFSSGVGRPWTTDGVIVGKINGSCIPSTPITKTSYNGGFIWSISVKANGELLVKKLEGLGVSGVPNNTTYNIEISYPLN is encoded by the coding sequence ATGAAAACAAAAAATACTTATGTAAAGCTTTTCTCACTCTCAATATTTATATCTTTTACTTTATTTTATGGACAGGCGAATTATTCAAATTATTATTTTCCTGAGCCTCCCAAATCTCCGTCAAGTGAGATGTTTTTAAAATATGGAAATGTACAGAATAGTGAATATTCTGGTGCTAATAGCCCAAGTATAAATTTATTCAATTTGAAATCAGGACAGTTAAGTGTTCCTATAAACTTAAATTATATATCTGGGAATGGAATAAAAGTAACTGACGAAGCAGGATACGTAGGGTTGGGATGGTTAATATCTTTTCCAACAATTGTTCAAAGTATATATGGCTATGATGATTTTTCTAACGCTAAAAGATATCGACTGGATTTTGCAAAATCTACATTATCATATCCAAGTAATTTTCCGTTAGAGAATGGCCCAACCAATTTTAATCAATTCCCATCATTTGATACATATGGATACTTTATGGCAACTAATAATAATGTTCCTAGAAACGGAAGCTTTACAAGTCTCTATTCAGATTTTAATTATGTTGATATGCAACAGGATGTTTTCATTTTAAATCTCTTTGGTGAAAAAGTAGAATTTGTAATCTCAAATTTCGATAATTACACTTTTAATAATTATGATTCAATCTATTTTACATCATTAAATAAAAAAGGTTATAGTATAAAGAAAACCTCCGAAGGATTTACAATAAAAGATTCAAAAGGTTTTATTTACAGATTTAATGATATAGAAGATATTGGGCAATATACTAACGGAAGTCTCATAAAAGCTAATGGAAGAAATTTTTTATTAAGTGAAATTAAAGATATAAATAATAATATAATCTCATTTACTTATAATAGTACAGATATAGTCACAAATCAATATTCAAATTCTTGGTTTTTAAATTATACAACTAATCTTAATCAAAATTACTGTAATCAAGGAACTTCGGGAGATTTAGAAGCTTTTGCTGTTAATGATCCAGCTCCAGTTCCTAATCCAAATAGATTTGGAGGATTAAATACTTTTTCTAATAATAGTATTAGTAATGCAACTTCGCAACAGAGATATTTGTACCCAACATCTATCACGGGAAATAATGGAAAATTGATATTGACTTATTCTGATAGAACTGATTTCGCAACAAAAAAATTAGACAAAATCACTTTATTAACTAATAATAATATCATAATTGATGAATGCCAATTTAATTATGATTATTTTCTTCCGCAAACAGTTGATGCAACTAACCTTATTAATAATTCCTATAACCAGGAAAGGAACAAAAGACTTAAGCTAATATCTTTACAAAAGAAAAACGAAGAAAAATATATTTTCTCATACAATGAGACCTTATTACCTCCAAAGTATTCTTTTGCAACGGATTATTGGGGCTACTCGAATGGAGGATTTAATAATAAAACAGCTCATTTAAATCCGAGTGATTTCAATTATAGTATTTCTATTCCTATTACTGAAATAAATAATAATAAGAAAAATTCTGATCTCAATTATACTAAAAGTGCTATTTTGGAAAAGATACAATATCCTACTAAGGGTTATTCAAAATTTATTTATGAGCTCAATGAGGCATCTAATTTATTTTATCAGTTTAATAATTATAAATATAATAAAGGGAATGGACTAAGATTATCGGAACAAAAGAATTTTGATATTAATAACAATCCATTAGGTAGTATTCGTTTTGAATATGAGGGAGGACTTACCCCTAATCCTATTCATAATATAAGACAGGATAAAGCCGAAGAATTTGTGGCAATTGGTGATTGTGCCGGCCGGCCGGTAGTAAAAACATTACAAGCCCAGTTTGTAGCAATGTACTCGAGTTCAATTAATAATACTTTTTCTTTATCATCGGGAAGTGGAGTTGGCTATCAAAAAGTTATAAAAAGAGAAGTAGATATTAATAATAATGTAAAAGGTAAGACGGAAACCACTTACTCTAACAATGAAGACATTCATTATAGTACATCAAGCTACACTAGACCAATTTTTTTACCTTCAGTAAAAGGTAATAAACTTGAAAATGGTACAATATTGAATATTAGTACTTTTGATAATTTTATTAAAATACGAGAAGAGAAATACAGTTATTCGTTACAAAATTCACAATTTTTTTATGGTGTCACAATGATTCACCCAATGTTTAACTATTATAAACTAAATTCATTTGGACAGAACGGAGATCCTGCTTATTTTACACTTTACAGATCGGCAATCGGTTATTACCCTATTTATTCAACAGAAACAATTTTAAAAGATAAAGAGACCATAGAATATATAAACGGAGATTCTTTATCTACAAAAACAGACTACACTTATGATAATTATAATTTAATTAGTAGTAAAACAACAAATTATCCGACCACTGAGAAGGTAATTGAAGGATATAAATACTCACATCAAAATTCAAGGTTTTACAATGCTAATATTCTTTCCACTATTGTTGAAAAAAGTATTACTAAAGTGCCGAGGCTAGTGTTTAAGCAAGTTGATCAATATAATGATTCTAACCACTTTAATCCTACATCAAGTTTATTTGAAAGTTTAATCTCAGGATCTGCTGGAAATGATGATGTCACATATGATAGATATGACTCTAACGGTAATTTGTTGCAGTATACTAAAAAAGGTGTTACAGCAACAATTATATGGGGCTATAACAAGACTCAGCCAATTGCATTTGTAGAGGGAGCAACTTATCCAGATCCAAACAATACTAAATCAACAGATGTTCCTCAGAGTTTGATCACTACTATTGTTGATGCTTCAAATATTGATGCATCAAAGGCTTCGGGTACAGATGAGACTGAATTATTAACAGCCCTAGATAATTTTAGAAAAGATCCTTTAACAGCAAATTTCAAAATTACCACATATACTTATGACCCTTTGATTGGAGTAAGAAGTATTACATCTGCTGCGGGATTGAAAGAATTTTATAAATACGATACCAATACAAATAAACTGGAAAAAATATTTGATCAAAAAAATAATATAGTAAAAGAGTATAGATATAAATATGCTCCAATCATTTATTATAATTCGACGAAAAGTCAATCTTTTATCAGAAATAATTGTGGCTCTAGTTATATTGGTGGTAGTTATATATATACAGTTCCTGAAAATAAATATTCCTCTTATGATAGTCAAGCAGCAGCAGACCAACAAGCTCAGGCAGAAGTAAATAACTTCGGACAGAGCACTGCAAATATATATGGATCTTGTACATATATCAATTGCAGTATATCTATGATGAATAATATTACCGGAGGAGGTAGTGTTTCTGTCGTGAATACAGACTATCGGGTTCAGTTAAGTTTTTCATCCGGTGTTGGAAGACCATGGACCACCGATGGAGTAATTGTTGGAAAAATAAATGGATCTTGTATTCCTTCTACTCCAATAACTAAAACTTCTTACAATGGCGGTTTTATATGGAGCATATCAGTTAAAGCCAACGGTGAGCTTCTTGTAAAAAAATTAGAAGGTTTAGGTGTAAGTGGTGTTCCTAATAATACAACTTACAATATTGAGATCAGCTATCCTTTAAATTAA